A stretch of the Bradyrhizobium sp. CCBAU 53351 genome encodes the following:
- a CDS encoding thiamine pyrophosphate-requiring protein, whose translation MKLGTAIAEIMRREGIEILCGYPVNHLIEHAAKAEIRPVMVRQERVGIHMADAISRVTSGRSIGAFCMQHGPGAENAMGGVAQCFGESVPVLVLPMGYQRRLSHIEPNFNSSEAMKPFAKSSEPIILAAEVANIFRRAFTKLKNGRGGPVIVEIPSDMWNEEVPEPLDYTPVLRTRYGADPVHVKEAAQLLVNAKRAVIYAGQGVHYAQAWPQLKRLAERLAIPVTTSLGGKSSFPETHPLSLGSGGLAVPRAVPKFLGEADVIFGIGCSFTETNFGIAMPKGKTIIHSTLDPNHLNKDVEAKIGLVGDAGLVLDALLEEIGKTVTADRDASSVAAEIAASHKEWLAKWMPKLTSNDAPLSPYRVLWDLQHTVDIDNTIITHDAGSPRDQLSPFWKSTKPLTYLGWGKTTQLGYGLGLAMGAKLARPDKLCVNVWGDAAIGFTGMDFETAVRERIPIMSILLNNFSMAIELKVMPISTEKYRSTDISGDYAAMARAFGGYGERVTRPEDIIPAIKRGIQKTQEGIPVLLEFITSKETEVSRPGT comes from the coding sequence ATGAAGCTCGGCACCGCTATTGCGGAAATCATGCGGCGCGAGGGGATCGAGATCCTCTGCGGCTATCCCGTCAACCATCTGATCGAGCACGCCGCGAAAGCAGAGATCCGCCCGGTGATGGTGCGGCAGGAGCGCGTCGGCATCCACATGGCGGATGCGATCTCGCGGGTGACCTCGGGACGCAGCATCGGCGCGTTCTGCATGCAGCATGGGCCCGGCGCGGAGAATGCGATGGGCGGCGTCGCGCAATGCTTCGGCGAATCCGTGCCCGTGCTGGTGCTGCCGATGGGCTATCAGCGCCGGCTTTCGCATATCGAGCCGAACTTCAATTCCAGCGAAGCGATGAAGCCGTTCGCGAAATCGTCGGAGCCGATCATCCTCGCGGCGGAGGTCGCCAACATCTTCCGCCGCGCCTTCACCAAACTGAAGAACGGCCGCGGCGGCCCTGTCATCGTCGAGATCCCCTCCGACATGTGGAACGAGGAGGTGCCGGAGCCGCTCGACTACACGCCGGTGCTGCGCACGCGCTACGGCGCCGATCCCGTTCATGTGAAGGAAGCCGCGCAACTGCTCGTCAACGCCAAACGCGCGGTGATCTATGCCGGCCAGGGCGTGCATTACGCGCAGGCCTGGCCGCAGTTGAAGCGGCTCGCGGAGCGGCTGGCGATCCCCGTCACCACCAGCTTAGGCGGCAAATCGTCATTCCCCGAAACGCATCCGCTCTCGCTCGGCTCCGGCGGCCTTGCGGTGCCGCGCGCGGTGCCGAAATTCCTCGGCGAAGCCGACGTCATCTTCGGCATCGGCTGCTCGTTCACGGAAACCAATTTCGGCATCGCGATGCCGAAGGGCAAGACCATCATCCATTCCACGCTCGATCCCAATCATCTCAACAAGGATGTGGAGGCAAAAATCGGCCTCGTCGGCGACGCCGGCCTGGTGCTCGATGCGCTGCTGGAGGAGATCGGCAAGACCGTCACCGCGGACCGAGATGCCTCATCCGTCGCGGCCGAGATCGCGGCCTCGCACAAGGAGTGGCTGGCGAAATGGATGCCGAAGCTCACCAGCAACGATGCGCCGCTCAGCCCCTATCGCGTACTGTGGGATTTGCAGCACACGGTCGACATCGACAACACCATCATCACGCACGATGCCGGCAGCCCGCGCGACCAGCTCTCGCCGTTCTGGAAATCGACAAAACCCCTCACCTATCTCGGCTGGGGCAAGACGACGCAGCTCGGCTATGGCCTGGGCCTTGCGATGGGCGCCAAGCTGGCAAGGCCCGACAAGCTCTGCGTCAATGTCTGGGGCGATGCGGCGATCGGCTTCACCGGCATGGATTTCGAGACCGCAGTGCGCGAGCGCATCCCGATCATGTCGATCCTGCTCAACAATTTCTCGATGGCGATCGAGTTGAAGGTGATGCCGATCTCGACCGAGAAATATCGCTCGACCGACATTTCCGGCGACTATGCCGCCATGGCGCGCGCTTTCGGCGGCTATGGTGAGCGGGTGACGCGGCCGGAGGACATCATCCCCGCAATCAAGCGCGGCATCCAGAAGACGCAGGAGGGCATCCCGGTGCTGCTGGAATTCATCACCAGCAAGGAGACGGAGGTGTCGCGGCCGGGCACGTGA
- a CDS encoding GAF domain-containing protein: MTNSSHDVAVELAAENARLRSELAIARDRQNASAEILRNIAASPSDARPVFAAIASSSKRLLDGFSATVLQFIGDELHLVAYTPTSPEADEGLKASFPRKIAEFPTFALVRGGETIQFPDSEAADVPELNRELARLRGFRSVLFMPLMNRGTPVGMISVTRAEPGAFAPDLVQLLQTFADQAVIAIENARLFNATQEALERQTATADILKVMAASPSDVQPVFEAIAANANRLIGGFSTAVLRYVDGAAHIAAFTPTDPAGDRVLQASFPVPFARFPPYQLVAKGTAAQLPDTELEPAARDIARARGYRSMLFAPLMSEGGAIGIIIATRRAAGPFAEHHVHLLQTFADQAVIAIKNVSLFNEVASRTRELARSLDDLRAAQDRLVQTEKLASLGQLTAGIAHEIKNPLNFVNNFASLSAELTDELNEVLAPVDLADDVRAEVDELTGLLKDNLGKVVQHGRRADSIVKNMLLHSREGGGEHRLSDINAVVEESLNLAYHGARAEKPQFDVTLERDLDPAAGSADVFPQEITRVLLNLIGNGFHAVAKRKAETAAGAYEPVVTAATRDRGDSIEIRIRDNGTGIPDEVKEKMFNPFFTTKPAGEGTGLGLSMSHDIVVKQHGGTIEVATEPGKFTEFTILLPRKSSFPVRAD, encoded by the coding sequence ATGACCAATTCTTCCCATGATGTCGCCGTGGAGCTTGCGGCCGAGAATGCGCGGTTGCGCAGCGAGCTTGCCATTGCGCGCGACCGCCAGAACGCCAGCGCCGAGATCCTGCGCAACATCGCGGCCTCGCCCTCCGATGCCCGCCCGGTGTTCGCCGCGATTGCGTCGAGCTCCAAGCGCCTGCTCGACGGCTTCTCCGCCACCGTGCTCCAGTTCATCGGCGACGAGCTGCATCTCGTGGCCTACACGCCGACCAGCCCGGAGGCGGACGAAGGGCTGAAGGCCTCGTTCCCGCGCAAGATCGCGGAGTTTCCGACCTTTGCGCTGGTGCGCGGCGGCGAGACGATCCAGTTTCCCGACAGCGAGGCCGCTGACGTCCCCGAGCTGAATCGCGAGCTGGCGCGGCTGCGCGGCTTCCGCAGCGTACTGTTCATGCCGTTGATGAACCGCGGCACGCCGGTCGGCATGATCAGCGTCACGCGCGCCGAGCCGGGCGCGTTCGCTCCCGACCTCGTGCAGCTCTTGCAGACCTTCGCCGACCAGGCCGTGATCGCGATCGAGAATGCACGCCTGTTCAACGCGACACAGGAGGCGCTGGAGCGCCAGACCGCCACCGCCGACATCCTGAAGGTGATGGCGGCCTCGCCGTCCGACGTGCAGCCGGTGTTCGAGGCCATCGCCGCCAACGCCAACCGGTTGATCGGCGGCTTCTCGACGGCGGTGCTGCGCTACGTCGACGGCGCCGCGCACATTGCGGCGTTCACGCCGACCGATCCGGCCGGCGATCGCGTGCTGCAGGCCTCGTTCCCTGTGCCGTTCGCGCGATTCCCGCCCTATCAGCTCGTGGCCAAGGGGACCGCCGCGCAATTGCCCGACACCGAGCTTGAGCCGGCGGCGCGCGACATCGCGCGCGCCCGCGGCTATCGCAGCATGCTGTTCGCGCCCTTGATGAGCGAGGGCGGAGCGATCGGCATCATCATCGCGACGCGACGCGCAGCGGGCCCGTTCGCCGAGCATCACGTGCACCTGCTGCAGACCTTCGCCGACCAAGCGGTGATCGCGATCAAGAATGTCAGCCTGTTCAATGAAGTCGCGAGCCGCACGCGGGAGCTTGCCAGGTCGCTCGACGATTTGCGCGCGGCGCAGGACCGGCTGGTCCAGACCGAGAAGCTCGCTTCGCTCGGCCAGCTCACCGCCGGCATCGCGCACGAGATCAAGAACCCGCTCAACTTCGTCAACAATTTCGCCTCGCTCTCCGCCGAATTGACCGACGAGCTGAACGAGGTGCTCGCACCTGTCGACCTCGCCGACGACGTTCGCGCCGAGGTGGACGAGCTCACGGGGCTGCTGAAGGACAATCTCGGCAAGGTCGTGCAGCACGGACGGCGCGCCGATTCCATCGTCAAGAACATGCTGCTGCATTCGCGCGAGGGCGGCGGCGAGCACCGGCTGAGCGACATCAACGCGGTGGTCGAGGAGAGCCTCAACCTCGCCTATCACGGCGCGCGGGCCGAGAAGCCGCAGTTCGACGTGACGCTCGAACGCGACCTCGATCCGGCCGCCGGCTCGGCCGACGTATTCCCGCAGGAGATCACGCGGGTGCTGCTGAACCTGATTGGAAACGGATTCCATGCGGTCGCCAAGCGCAAGGCGGAGACCGCAGCGGGCGCTTACGAGCCGGTCGTGACCGCCGCGACCCGCGACCGCGGCGACAGCATCGAGATCCGCATCCGCGACAACGGCACGGGCATCCCGGATGAGGTGAAGGAGAAGATGTTCAATCCGTTCTTCACCACCAAGCCGGCCGGCGAAGGCACTGGCCTCGGACTGTCGATGAGCCACGACATCGTGGTGAAGCAACATGGCGGCACGATCGAGGTCGCGACGGAGCCGGGCAAGTTTACCGAATTCACGATCCTGCTGCCACGCAAGAGCAGCTTCCCGGTTCGCGCGGACTGA